Proteins encoded in a region of the Pigmentiphaga litoralis genome:
- a CDS encoding amidohydrolase family protein — MTINTQRRQLLLGAGALATLSLTGCATRPQHTDIFDSHCHIIDTRYPIIPNQGYTPPSFPLAEYQRQTQPLGVTAGAIVSGSFHGNDQTYLRAVLAQLGPRWVGVTQVAPNVPDAEIASLSAIGVRALRFNIFRGRVDTVDDIVELATRAHAAGRWHAEIYADAAALRPHVAKLSKLPQIVIDHLGMTEEGLPVVLDLVDAGARIKATGFGRVTMDVPRALERIAARNPNALMFGTDLPSTRAKRPFEVADIELVRKVLGPELARKALWDNAVSLYRPQV, encoded by the coding sequence ATGACCATCAACACGCAACGACGTCAGTTGCTGCTTGGCGCAGGCGCGCTGGCCACCCTGTCCCTGACAGGCTGCGCAACGCGTCCTCAGCACACTGACATCTTCGATTCGCACTGCCACATCATCGACACGCGCTATCCGATCATCCCTAACCAGGGCTACACCCCGCCATCCTTTCCCTTGGCGGAATATCAACGCCAGACGCAGCCCCTCGGCGTGACCGCCGGTGCGATCGTGTCGGGATCCTTCCATGGCAATGACCAGACCTACCTGCGTGCCGTGCTCGCGCAGCTCGGCCCCCGATGGGTCGGCGTCACGCAAGTCGCCCCCAACGTCCCTGATGCAGAAATCGCCAGCCTGTCCGCCATCGGCGTGCGGGCCCTGCGCTTCAACATTTTCCGCGGCCGCGTGGATACGGTCGATGACATCGTCGAACTGGCTACCCGCGCGCACGCGGCGGGCCGGTGGCATGCCGAAATCTACGCCGACGCAGCCGCCTTGCGTCCCCACGTCGCCAAATTGTCCAAGCTGCCCCAGATCGTCATTGATCACTTGGGCATGACCGAAGAAGGCCTGCCCGTCGTGCTGGATTTGGTCGATGCCGGCGCACGGATCAAGGCGACCGGCTTCGGCCGTGTCACCATGGACGTTCCCCGTGCACTCGAACGCATTGCCGCACGCAATCCCAACGCGCTCATGTTCGGGACCGACCTGCCATCCACGCGCGCCAAACGCCCGTTCGAAGTTGCCGATATCGAACTGGTGCGCAAGGTGCTGGGGCCGGAGCTGGCCAGGAAAGCGCTTTGGGACAATGCGGTGTCGTTGTATCGGCCGCAGGTGTGA
- a CDS encoding tripartite tricarboxylate transporter substrate binding protein, protein MNTNGLGKFTGAAWVIGGLMAVSGPAMAQSVPDGKPFPSQAIRIIVPFTPGAINDTLARRIGQKLSENIKQPVVVENRPGGGATIGTDYVAKAPADGYTLLQVSSAHAVNPSLVRLPYDSTKSFDFITLAASAPLILLANASVPAKTLPELVALAKAKPGTLSYSSTGNGASAHLMGELLKSMAGIDVLHVPYKGAAQAMTDMVSGQVQFTFTSYTAAVSYIKSGRARPLAVTGTQRIAALPDVPTVAEAGYPGYDATAWWGYAAPAGTPPATLDTLNRELVKVLRDPALKAGFAEEGVQIVDSTPQEMSAYLQKEMALWGKVVKDGNIKAD, encoded by the coding sequence ATGAACACGAACGGACTTGGGAAGTTCACTGGGGCAGCCTGGGTGATCGGCGGCCTGATGGCTGTTTCGGGACCCGCCATGGCGCAGTCAGTCCCGGACGGCAAACCCTTCCCCTCGCAAGCCATCCGGATCATCGTTCCCTTCACGCCCGGTGCGATCAACGACACGCTGGCACGGCGCATCGGGCAGAAACTGTCCGAGAACATCAAGCAGCCCGTCGTGGTGGAAAACCGACCAGGCGGTGGCGCAACTATCGGCACCGATTACGTCGCCAAGGCGCCGGCCGATGGCTACACCTTGCTGCAGGTGTCATCCGCGCACGCCGTCAACCCGAGCCTGGTCAGGCTGCCCTACGACAGCACCAAGAGCTTCGACTTCATCACCCTGGCGGCATCGGCGCCGTTGATCCTGCTGGCCAATGCGTCTGTACCCGCCAAGACACTGCCCGAGCTGGTGGCGCTGGCCAAGGCCAAACCGGGAACGCTGTCGTATTCGTCCACGGGCAACGGCGCCAGCGCGCACCTGATGGGCGAGTTGCTGAAAAGCATGGCGGGCATCGACGTGCTGCACGTGCCGTACAAGGGCGCGGCGCAGGCCATGACCGACATGGTCAGCGGGCAGGTGCAGTTCACCTTCACGTCGTACACCGCGGCAGTCTCGTACATCAAATCCGGGCGCGCCCGTCCGCTGGCGGTGACGGGTACCCAGCGCATTGCGGCGCTGCCCGACGTCCCGACGGTTGCTGAAGCAGGCTATCCGGGCTACGACGCCACGGCGTGGTGGGGGTATGCCGCGCCTGCGGGCACGCCGCCCGCCACGCTGGACACCCTCAACAGGGAATTGGTGAAGGTGCTGCGTGACCCGGCGCTGAAGGCCGGCTTTGCGGAAGAAGGCGTGCAGATCGTGGACTCGACGCCGCAGGAGATGAGCGCCTATCTGCAAAAGGAAATGGCGCTGTGGGGCAAGGTCGTCAAGGACGGGAACATCAAGGCGGATTGA
- a CDS encoding tripartite tricarboxylate transporter substrate binding protein: MQWKIAAALVAAVTGWHGQTLAQGGYPDKPVRIVVPFAPGGSFDLIARDLSTKLAAVWGQAVIIDNRGGAGGNIGAQAVIGAAPDGYTLLFWGDGVLANPLLYDKPPFDAIRDLSGIALVATAPQVLVSRPGTGPSTMKDVLAATQPLNYGTAGNGSPGHLAAELMKREGAKQLTHIPYKGGNQALTDLLGGQIQLVSTGLPACIAFIRSGRLQAVAVSSRTRLKNLPNVPAVAETLPGYEVDTWFGMMAPKATPEAIRNKVAADLRKVMADPALQKKLMDGGFVPTISTPTELDAKMIKDLAFWRAQVAKSGARAE; this comes from the coding sequence ATGCAATGGAAGATCGCGGCCGCTTTGGTCGCTGCCGTCACGGGATGGCACGGACAGACACTGGCGCAGGGTGGCTACCCCGATAAACCGGTACGTATCGTCGTTCCCTTCGCCCCGGGCGGCAGCTTCGACCTGATCGCACGGGACCTGTCAACCAAGCTGGCAGCGGTGTGGGGGCAGGCGGTCATCATCGACAACCGCGGCGGCGCCGGCGGCAACATTGGCGCGCAAGCCGTGATCGGCGCCGCGCCCGATGGCTACACCCTGCTGTTCTGGGGCGATGGCGTGCTGGCCAATCCCTTGCTGTACGACAAGCCGCCTTTCGATGCGATACGCGATCTGTCGGGCATCGCCCTGGTGGCCACGGCACCGCAGGTGCTGGTGAGCCGCCCCGGTACCGGACCGTCCACCATGAAAGACGTTCTGGCCGCGACCCAGCCTTTGAACTATGGCACGGCGGGCAACGGCTCGCCCGGCCATCTGGCCGCGGAACTGATGAAGCGCGAGGGCGCCAAACAACTGACGCACATTCCGTACAAAGGCGGCAATCAGGCGCTGACGGATCTGCTAGGCGGGCAGATCCAGCTCGTCTCGACAGGCTTGCCTGCGTGCATTGCCTTCATCCGCAGCGGCCGTCTGCAAGCGGTCGCAGTCTCATCGCGGACTCGCCTCAAGAACCTGCCGAATGTGCCTGCCGTGGCGGAAACACTGCCCGGCTACGAGGTCGATACCTGGTTCGGCATGATGGCGCCCAAGGCGACGCCAGAAGCAATCCGCAACAAGGTGGCTGCGGATCTGCGCAAGGTCATGGCCGATCCGGCCCTGCAGAAAAAGCTGATGGATGGCGGCTTCGTGCCCACCATCAGTACCCCCACCGAACTGGATGCCAAGATGATCAAGGACCTGGCGTTCTGGCGTGCCCAGGTCGCCAAGTCCGGAGCGCGTGCGGAATGA
- a CDS encoding fumarylacetoacetate hydrolase family protein, protein MKLASVQIQGRTCFGAIVEGGFIDLSARFAGRCHSLADLLRQDLVHEARRLCAAVQPDHPLTHVEYLPLIPDSGARVFALGVAYKDHLEETGRASQESPSLFTKHRQSLVGHEQPILKPRVSDRFDFEGEIVLVIGKAGRHIPEAEAMSHVAGYSILMDGSVRDYQKHSVTAGKNFDRSSAFGPWMVTADAILDPGAMRLTTTLNGSLMQSTTFERLMWTPAAIVHYVSTFTELQPGDAISTGTPAGVGHRRTPPVFMKAGDRLEVAVSGIGVLANTVQDE, encoded by the coding sequence ATGAAGCTGGCGTCGGTGCAGATACAGGGCCGCACGTGTTTTGGCGCAATCGTCGAAGGCGGATTCATTGATCTGTCGGCGCGGTTTGCGGGCCGTTGCCACAGCCTGGCCGACCTGCTGCGCCAGGACCTGGTTCATGAAGCGCGCCGCTTGTGCGCCGCCGTGCAACCGGACCATCCGCTTACCCACGTCGAGTACCTGCCGCTAATCCCCGACAGCGGCGCCCGTGTGTTCGCGCTGGGCGTGGCCTACAAGGACCACCTTGAAGAGACCGGCCGCGCCAGCCAGGAATCGCCATCGCTATTCACCAAGCACCGGCAGTCCTTGGTCGGTCACGAGCAGCCGATCCTGAAGCCGCGTGTGTCGGACCGGTTCGATTTCGAAGGCGAGATCGTGCTGGTGATCGGCAAGGCGGGGCGGCACATTCCGGAGGCGGAGGCCATGTCGCACGTGGCGGGTTATTCGATCCTGATGGACGGGTCGGTGCGTGACTATCAGAAGCACAGTGTGACGGCGGGCAAGAATTTTGATCGCAGCAGTGCGTTCGGCCCCTGGATGGTGACGGCGGACGCGATCCTGGATCCGGGCGCGATGCGGCTGACGACCACCCTGAACGGATCGTTGATGCAGTCAACCACCTTCGAGCGGCTGATGTGGACGCCCGCGGCCATCGTGCATTACGTGTCGACGTTTACCGAGCTTCAGCCGGGGGATGCGATTTCGACGGGAACGCCGGCGGGCGTGGGCCATCGGCGCACGCCGCCCGTGTTCATGAAGGCTGGTGACCGGCTCGAAGTCGCGGTCAGCGGCATCGGCGTCCTGGCCAACACCGTGCAGGACGAATAA
- a CDS encoding GntR family transcriptional regulator — protein sequence MSQSPVIDQRLPRHVQVRDELMRRIADRVWKAGEALPSEERLAAEFSISVGTMRKAIQALEQEKVVERIHGKGTFVTRAFERSSMLRFVRFRGTEQQELPSAHILTLETKAADDVMRGKLQLRSATEKVLYLHRSRAYGDEVVLVEHIWLPAKRFAKLESYLKRESPPLLYPVYDELCDVVVSRAVDELSMGMLDAPDAAIFGVDPATPCMRIERTMRDHVGQVVEWRVSFVPANRFYYSVEIR from the coding sequence ATGTCCCAATCCCCCGTCATCGATCAACGCCTGCCCCGCCACGTCCAGGTGCGCGATGAATTGATGCGCCGTATTGCCGATCGGGTGTGGAAAGCGGGTGAAGCCTTGCCAAGTGAAGAGCGGCTTGCCGCGGAGTTTTCGATTTCGGTTGGCACCATGCGCAAGGCAATCCAGGCGCTGGAACAGGAAAAGGTCGTGGAACGCATCCACGGCAAAGGCACGTTCGTCACGCGCGCGTTCGAGCGCTCGTCCATGCTGCGCTTTGTGCGGTTCCGCGGCACCGAACAACAGGAACTGCCGTCGGCCCACATCCTGACGCTGGAAACCAAAGCGGCCGATGATGTGATGCGGGGCAAGCTGCAACTGCGATCCGCAACAGAAAAAGTGCTGTATCTGCACCGTTCGCGCGCCTACGGCGACGAGGTCGTGCTGGTCGAACATATCTGGCTGCCCGCCAAACGTTTCGCGAAGCTGGAAAGCTATCTGAAGCGCGAATCGCCGCCGCTGCTGTATCCCGTGTATGACGAGCTGTGCGACGTGGTGGTGTCGCGCGCGGTCGACGAGCTGTCGATGGGCATGCTGGACGCGCCTGACGCGGCGATCTTTGGCGTCGATCCGGCAACGCCGTGCATGCGCATCGAGCGCACCATGAGAGACCATGTGGGCCAGGTCGTCGAATGGCGCGTGTCCTTCGTTCCGGCCAACCGGTTCTATTACAGCGTCGAGATCCGCTGA
- a CDS encoding esterase, translating to MKHIGMAFAIAAGTALSGAASAQPISLSDMGSFHIGGEQFVVSGEPIKEVKFTAGGVPLKIDPNGTYMVGQMYVQYFIPQAPKGAVPLLMWHGGGLSGVTYETTPDGRQGWLNDFLRRGWPVYNSDAVERGRSSWPATAKPVWEGEPVLVTAANAYERFRIGGPDSWSDDPAKRKLLPGSQFPADQIQQFARQFVPRWTTTDVPTLKAYLELVDKVCPCVLLVHSQAGKFGMQAAQLRPEKIRAVVAVEPAEVGDMDKVAAMKNVPMMMVYGDYIEQDLRWPKIRANGARFAEAVRQAGGQVDEVDLPKIGIKGNSHMVMMDKNNLEVSAVINDWLAKRGLYKP from the coding sequence ATGAAACACATAGGGATGGCATTCGCCATTGCCGCAGGCACCGCACTGAGCGGCGCGGCGTCCGCACAACCCATCAGCTTGAGCGACATGGGCTCGTTCCACATTGGTGGCGAGCAGTTCGTCGTATCGGGCGAGCCGATCAAGGAAGTTAAATTCACGGCAGGGGGCGTCCCGCTCAAGATCGATCCCAACGGCACCTACATGGTCGGGCAGATGTACGTGCAGTACTTCATTCCGCAGGCGCCGAAGGGAGCCGTGCCGCTGTTGATGTGGCATGGCGGCGGGCTGTCCGGCGTCACGTACGAGACGACGCCCGATGGCCGCCAGGGCTGGCTGAACGACTTCCTGCGCCGCGGCTGGCCGGTCTACAACTCCGATGCGGTGGAACGTGGCCGCTCGAGCTGGCCGGCGACCGCCAAGCCCGTGTGGGAAGGCGAACCGGTGCTGGTGACCGCGGCGAACGCCTATGAACGCTTCCGTATCGGCGGACCGGATTCGTGGAGCGATGACCCCGCCAAGCGCAAGTTGCTGCCCGGCAGTCAGTTCCCGGCAGACCAGATCCAGCAGTTCGCCCGGCAGTTCGTGCCGCGCTGGACGACCACCGATGTGCCGACGCTCAAGGCCTATCTGGAACTCGTCGACAAGGTGTGCCCGTGCGTGTTGCTGGTGCACAGCCAGGCAGGCAAGTTCGGCATGCAGGCTGCGCAACTGCGCCCTGAAAAGATCCGCGCCGTGGTCGCCGTCGAGCCCGCCGAAGTGGGCGACATGGACAAGGTCGCGGCCATGAAGAACGTGCCGATGATGATGGTCTATGGCGACTACATCGAGCAGGACCTGCGCTGGCCCAAGATCCGCGCGAACGGCGCCAGGTTCGCCGAGGCGGTCCGGCAAGCGGGCGGCCAGGTGGACGAAGTGGACTTGCCCAAGATCGGCATCAAGGGCAATTCGCATATGGTCATGATGGACAAGAACAATCTGGAAGTGTCGGCTGTCATCAACGACTGGCTGGCCAAGCGCGGTCTGTACAAGCCGTGA
- a CDS encoding alpha/beta fold hydrolase yields the protein MSVSISRRYGPVAPVQTLTVTTTDAQRLTLRVLREATDPTALPVVFVHALAMNGDMWAGVADALAEALASPASASASAASGSDALTRASSSSAPGGVMIAMDCRGHGVSDAPAGTYTTDRFAQDIADVATALGAERLHLVGCSMGGTVALAFAGTYPERLASLTVIDATAWYGADAPKNWEGRAQAALKDGMGSLVEFQRARWFSPEFLAANNDLVEQAVDVFTANRVAAYASTCRMLGVADERAGLERYDGPAAVVVGEHDYATPVTMAEDVAARLPAATLTVIADTRHYTPLEAPQQVAACIAEVMRRAR from the coding sequence ATGAGCGTCTCGATCTCTCGTCGATATGGACCGGTGGCGCCGGTTCAAACCCTGACCGTCACGACCACCGACGCGCAACGCCTGACGCTGCGCGTGCTGCGCGAAGCTACCGATCCCACTGCGCTGCCCGTGGTGTTCGTTCATGCCTTGGCCATGAATGGCGACATGTGGGCGGGCGTCGCGGATGCGCTGGCGGAGGCGTTGGCATCGCCTGCGTCGGCATCGGCATCGGCCGCGTCGGGGTCTGACGCATTGACCCGCGCGTCTTCCTCATCTGCGCCTGGCGGCGTGATGATCGCCATGGACTGCCGTGGGCATGGCGTGTCCGACGCGCCGGCGGGCACGTACACCACTGACCGCTTTGCCCAGGATATTGCCGACGTCGCGACCGCGCTCGGTGCCGAACGTCTGCACCTGGTCGGCTGCTCCATGGGCGGCACCGTGGCATTGGCGTTTGCCGGCACCTATCCGGAACGTCTCGCCAGCCTGACCGTCATCGACGCCACCGCCTGGTATGGCGCGGACGCACCCAAGAATTGGGAGGGCCGCGCGCAGGCTGCGCTCAAGGACGGCATGGGATCGCTTGTCGAGTTCCAGCGTGCCCGCTGGTTCAGCCCCGAATTCCTTGCGGCCAACAACGACCTGGTGGAGCAGGCTGTCGATGTCTTCACGGCGAACCGCGTGGCTGCCTACGCAAGCACCTGCCGCATGCTGGGCGTGGCCGATGAGCGGGCGGGGTTGGAACGGTATGACGGACCTGCTGCCGTCGTGGTCGGAGAACATGACTATGCGACGCCGGTCACCATGGCGGAAGACGTTGCAGCGCGGCTGCCCGCTGCGACGCTGACCGTCATCGCCGACACCCGCCACTACACACCGCTCGAAGCGCCGCAGCAGGTGGCGGCGTGCATCGCAGAGGTCATGCGCCGTGCGCGCTGA
- a CDS encoding RNA methyltransferase yields the protein MRFSDLDQRLATLGAQPAHRGRILRVWLSGQTLDTGSRKDFENFLPLAVRNALPALTAELDGLARIHSEHPGDDGKRLLVALADGQMVESVLLPRDALCVSTQVGCAVGCRFCMTGKSGLIRQVSSMEILAQVVMARRQRVVKKVVFMGMGEPAHNLENVLEAIDLLGTQGNIGYKNLVFSTVGDRRVFDALPRQRVKPALALSLHTTKADLREHLLPRAPRISPEELIELGEQYARDTGYPIQYQWTLLKGINDGNDELDAILSLLKGKYCVLNVIPFNSLEGDDYERPDAERVQEIVRYLHGRGLLTKVRNSAGQDVEGGCGQLRSRVVGTEQVIELRRSRAASL from the coding sequence ATGCGATTCTCCGATCTCGACCAACGCCTCGCCACCCTCGGCGCCCAGCCTGCTCACCGCGGCCGGATCCTGCGCGTCTGGCTGAGCGGACAGACACTCGACACTGGGTCGCGTAAAGACTTCGAAAACTTCCTGCCGCTCGCGGTCCGCAATGCCTTGCCGGCCTTGACGGCGGAACTCGACGGCCTGGCCCGCATCCATTCCGAACACCCCGGCGATGACGGCAAGCGCCTGCTGGTCGCATTGGCCGACGGCCAGATGGTCGAAAGCGTGCTGCTGCCGCGCGATGCGCTCTGTGTGTCGACTCAGGTGGGCTGTGCGGTCGGCTGCCGGTTCTGCATGACCGGCAAGAGCGGCCTGATCCGCCAGGTCAGCAGCATGGAAATCCTGGCCCAGGTCGTGATGGCGCGGCGGCAACGCGTGGTCAAGAAAGTGGTCTTCATGGGCATGGGCGAGCCGGCGCACAACCTTGAAAACGTGCTCGAAGCCATCGACCTGCTCGGCACCCAGGGCAACATCGGCTACAAGAATCTGGTGTTTTCCACCGTGGGCGATCGGCGTGTGTTCGACGCGCTGCCCCGCCAACGCGTCAAACCGGCGCTTGCGCTGTCACTGCATACGACCAAGGCCGACCTGCGCGAACACCTGTTGCCACGCGCACCCAGGATCTCTCCAGAAGAATTGATCGAGCTGGGCGAGCAATACGCGCGTGACACGGGCTATCCGATCCAGTATCAGTGGACGCTGCTCAAAGGGATCAACGATGGCAATGATGAACTCGACGCAATATTGAGCCTGCTCAAAGGCAAGTATTGCGTGCTGAACGTCATCCCATTCAACAGTCTTGAGGGCGACGATTACGAGCGGCCGGATGCCGAGCGCGTTCAAGAGATCGTGCGTTATCTGCACGGCAGGGGCTTGCTGACCAAGGTCCGGAATAGCGCGGGGCAGGATGTGGAGGGCGGCTGTGGCCAGTTGCGGTCTCGCGTTGTCGGGACGGAGCAGGTTATCGAGCTTCGCCGCTCGCGTGCTGCAAGTCTCTGA